One genomic segment of Spirochaetota bacterium includes these proteins:
- a CDS encoding amidohydrolase family protein yields MNKWAITGGTIVTPDKTIKKGSIVINNGKFASVSTGGSASITLDASKCVIVPGLINAHDHLLGTYYPKIGNGPYINWLPWDNDLKSSPVYEERCQIENRDLYLLGAYRNLVSGVTLVSDHMPHFVGDQFYDLLPTRAVKKFALSHSVASFALAWGEGIGIEYKKAEKENIPYVTHIAEGFDDETKQDLSVINRLGGLGEHSVFIHCIAFSDADLDLVKERGASCVWCGDSNMFMYNKTMDARKFLKKGINLCIGTDSSATGGETLLYEMKYDKMIYQRFYDEELPDETILKMVTVNPARAFHRKDLGRIEEGYTADLCLFRDRGGSPAGSVVHSHLRDVMLVVIDGTPVYGDADHAGVFDSLGVKYQRVVLDGVDKIITGDPVGLLRRISRAVGFRKEFPFLPIEFDL; encoded by the coding sequence ATGAATAAGTGGGCAATTACTGGCGGTACGATAGTTACTCCTGATAAGACCATTAAAAAAGGCTCCATTGTCATCAACAACGGCAAGTTTGCCTCGGTTTCAACCGGCGGCAGCGCATCCATAACCCTGGACGCCTCCAAATGCGTCATCGTTCCGGGACTCATCAATGCCCACGACCACCTGCTGGGGACCTACTATCCTAAAATCGGCAACGGACCCTATATCAACTGGCTCCCCTGGGACAACGACCTTAAAAGCTCCCCGGTCTACGAGGAGCGGTGCCAGATCGAGAATCGCGACCTCTATCTCCTCGGCGCGTACCGGAACCTTGTTTCCGGCGTGACCCTGGTGTCCGACCACATGCCCCATTTCGTGGGAGACCAGTTCTACGACCTGCTGCCCACGCGGGCCGTCAAGAAATTCGCCCTTTCCCACTCGGTGGCTTCCTTCGCCCTCGCGTGGGGCGAAGGCATCGGCATCGAATACAAGAAGGCGGAAAAGGAGAATATTCCCTATGTGACGCACATCGCCGAGGGTTTTGACGATGAAACGAAGCAGGACCTGTCGGTCATCAACCGCCTGGGCGGCCTCGGGGAGCACTCGGTGTTCATCCACTGCATCGCCTTTTCCGACGCTGACCTTGACCTGGTCAAGGAGCGGGGCGCCTCCTGCGTCTGGTGCGGCGACTCCAACATGTTCATGTACAACAAGACAATGGACGCGAGGAAGTTCCTCAAGAAGGGGATCAACCTCTGCATCGGCACCGACTCCTCCGCCACGGGGGGCGAGACACTGCTCTATGAAATGAAATACGACAAGATGATATATCAGCGCTTTTATGACGAGGAGCTGCCCGACGAGACCATCCTCAAGATGGTCACGGTCAACCCCGCCAGGGCCTTCCACCGGAAGGACCTGGGGCGCATCGAGGAGGGCTATACCGCGGACCTGTGCCTCTTCAGGGACCGGGGGGGCTCGCCGGCCGGATCGGTGGTCCATAGCCACCTGCGCGACGTCATGCTGGTCGTTATCGACGGCACGCCCGTGTACGGCGACGCCGATCACGCCGGTGTCTTCGACAGCCTGGGAGTCAAATACCAGAGGGTCGTGCTGGACGGCGTTGATAAAATCATCACCGGCGATCCCGTCGGGCTGCTGCGGAGAATAAGCAGGGCCGTGGGATTCAGAAAGGAATTTCCGTTCCTGCCGATCGAATTTGATCTATAG
- a CDS encoding helix-turn-helix transcriptional regulator, whose translation MNRNAPRYFIVAALLMGAALMLGGACRPGPDRSDPDTVRPGQRLSVEGPWRISLGDTMAFAAPEYNDSSWDTVRLPGSMMRYALDRTGSIEGTLWLRKTIAIDAKTPRDDMGLVLGRIGNADEAYFNGEKIGSTGRFPPRELSMWNHPRFYTVPKSAIRFGAANVIAVRIRYYLFSEVLGLLALDGMEEFQAGRNYGNFFLVTMNYIIIAAGVPIFLVFFFFFIRRRSSEEYLYYCLQLLCGLVVILELCNYWNTYGTVLLRFKMLGIGWAALNVVHPIFLHRIYDMRRKKIERALWLYLAVVLAMAALFTDAGTLRSNGILMISVTVGIGFYNFSCHVSALYKKSPYAKLFGFFGSAVVITAIHDGFIYLFKFTGYEAHCGFLFQYMLFPYGAALLYTGTTLVLVSRQIGLMDEIEDLNTSLESFLIEKALLNDRLSQTEAQKKTPSLSITSRTEEKIKKVKEYIEDNYTSDLSREGLAASVEVHPDNLGKLFKTYTNQKLGDYIYELRVRDAAKKLVETDDNIIDIAFSVGFESLRTFNRIFPKFMGATPEKYRRQHRQ comes from the coding sequence ATGAACAGAAATGCACCACGCTATTTTATCGTCGCGGCACTGCTGATGGGCGCCGCGCTTATGCTCGGCGGCGCCTGTCGGCCCGGGCCGGATCGCTCCGACCCGGATACCGTCCGCCCGGGGCAGCGGCTTTCGGTCGAGGGGCCATGGAGGATCAGCCTCGGCGACACCATGGCCTTTGCGGCCCCTGAATACAACGATTCTTCATGGGACACGGTGCGCCTGCCGGGAAGCATGATGCGCTACGCCCTGGATAGGACCGGTTCCATTGAAGGGACCCTCTGGCTCAGGAAGACCATCGCCATAGACGCGAAGACCCCCCGGGATGACATGGGCCTGGTCCTCGGCAGGATCGGCAACGCCGACGAGGCCTATTTCAACGGGGAAAAGATCGGCTCCACGGGGAGGTTCCCGCCCCGGGAGCTTTCGATGTGGAACCACCCTCGCTTTTATACGGTGCCGAAATCCGCCATCCGCTTCGGCGCGGCCAATGTCATCGCGGTGAGGATCCGCTATTATCTGTTCAGCGAGGTCCTGGGCCTCCTGGCCCTCGACGGCATGGAAGAGTTCCAGGCCGGGCGGAATTACGGGAATTTTTTCCTGGTCACCATGAATTACATCATCATCGCCGCGGGTGTGCCCATATTCCTGGTCTTCTTTTTCTTTTTTATCAGGCGGCGGTCGTCGGAGGAATACCTCTACTACTGCCTCCAACTCCTGTGCGGCCTCGTCGTTATCCTGGAGCTGTGCAATTACTGGAACACCTACGGAACCGTGCTGCTGCGCTTTAAGATGCTCGGCATCGGGTGGGCGGCCCTCAACGTGGTGCATCCGATCTTCCTGCACCGCATTTACGATATGCGAAGGAAGAAAATAGAAAGGGCGCTCTGGCTCTACCTGGCCGTCGTGCTGGCCATGGCGGCCCTGTTTACGGACGCCGGCACCCTGCGAAGCAACGGCATCCTCATGATCTCCGTGACCGTCGGCATCGGTTTTTACAATTTTTCGTGCCATGTCTCCGCGCTTTACAAGAAGAGCCCCTACGCGAAGCTCTTCGGTTTTTTCGGGAGCGCCGTGGTCATCACCGCCATTCATGACGGGTTCATTTACCTCTTCAAGTTCACCGGCTATGAGGCTCACTGCGGCTTCCTCTTCCAGTACATGCTCTTCCCCTACGGAGCGGCGCTGCTGTACACCGGCACGACCCTGGTGCTGGTGTCGCGGCAGATAGGCCTGATGGATGAAATAGAGGACCTGAACACAAGCCTGGAGAGCTTTCTCATCGAGAAGGCCCTGCTCAATGACCGGCTGTCGCAAACGGAGGCCCAGAAGAAAACGCCCTCCCTGAGCATCACGTCGCGGACCGAGGAGAAGATAAAGAAGGTGAAGGAGTACATCGAGGATAATTACACCTCGGACCTGTCGCGGGAGGGCCTGGCCGCGTCGGTGGAGGTCCATCCGGACAACCTGGGCAAGCTCTTCAAGACTTACACGAACCAGAAGCTGGGCGATTACATTTATGAGCTGCGCGTCAGGGATGCCGCGAAAAAGCTCGTTGAAACCGATGATAATATCATCGACATCGCCTTTTCGGTCGGCTTTGAGAGCCTGCGCACCTTCAACAGGATATTCCCCAAGTTCATGGGCGCCACGCCCGAGAAATACCGCAGGCAGCACAGGCAGTGA
- a CDS encoding AAA family ATPase — MDISKMENLDIVLLCGLYGSGKMEFAQKYFQGMGRSRISRSEIRRNVYEMTNFGEQWTPDRFSEENDALVKHIERKIVEHLAHQKKKILLINTFITRRSRQAILDLARQTKKTIGAVFLNRTLEQCLDRNSKSALAVPQEVIYKLNSRIELPEKSEGFNEVMVVTFK; from the coding sequence ATGGATATTTCTAAAATGGAAAATCTCGATATAGTTTTGTTATGCGGCCTCTACGGTTCGGGAAAGATGGAGTTCGCGCAAAAGTATTTCCAGGGCATGGGCCGGAGCCGCATAAGCCGCTCCGAGATCCGCAGAAACGTCTATGAAATGACCAATTTCGGGGAGCAGTGGACCCCCGACCGGTTTTCCGAGGAAAACGACGCCCTGGTCAAGCATATTGAGCGGAAGATCGTAGAGCACCTGGCCCACCAGAAAAAGAAGATCCTCCTCATCAATACCTTTATCACCAGGCGGTCCCGCCAGGCCATCCTGGACCTGGCGCGACAGACCAAAAAAACCATCGGCGCCGTATTTCTTAACAGGACCCTGGAACAGTGCCTGGATCGCAACAGCAAGTCCGCCCTTGCAGTGCCGCAGGAGGTCATCTACAAGCTCAATAGCAGGATCGAGCTCCCGGAAAAATCCGAGGGTTTCAACGAAGTGATGGTCGTGACGTTTAAGTAA
- a CDS encoding cyclic nucleotide-binding domain-containing protein, with the protein MSNGAGGPSGIITRAYKSGSIIYFEGDKSEYIYILKSGKVFLTTIKLDTGEEYKEEVRQGEFFGVKSALGKYPREDTAQTMGNTTVLVLTPADFERLVLKNASVVKKMLRVFSNQLRRIVKMERSVLGETEMVNPDAELFKIGEYYYKAGSVKHAQYAYKRYMEYYPDGEKAALAMKRIRGIDAGEPAPADIGGHDMGPAPAAPKPPPAAGGADDFSFDEPDKSKDMVDFDDAGHDEEAPAKGSPGGGTALSDEMDDFFSDTKSAGLDDLGLDDAASSNSPRDLNDAADASFGKGNFTTALDLYQKIISLNRTASPDEKKIFEKAHFDAGRCYMEMGKPKEALDLMSKILRNFTGSPYLKPAIFHIGMIFESVNQKDKAIAYYNKVLNMSPKDKLNSDALTKIKELQGK; encoded by the coding sequence ATGTCTAACGGCGCCGGAGGGCCATCGGGAATCATAACACGGGCTTACAAGTCTGGCTCGATCATATATTTCGAGGGAGACAAGAGCGAATATATCTACATACTGAAGTCCGGCAAGGTGTTCCTCACGACGATCAAGCTTGATACCGGCGAGGAATACAAGGAGGAGGTCCGCCAGGGAGAGTTCTTCGGCGTCAAATCGGCGCTGGGCAAGTATCCCCGGGAGGACACGGCCCAGACCATGGGGAACACCACGGTGCTGGTCCTGACGCCGGCCGATTTCGAGCGCCTCGTCCTGAAAAACGCCAGCGTGGTGAAAAAGATGCTCAGGGTGTTCAGCAACCAGCTCCGGCGCATCGTCAAGATGGAGCGTTCTGTCCTGGGCGAGACCGAGATGGTTAACCCCGACGCGGAGCTCTTCAAGATAGGCGAATATTATTACAAGGCCGGCAGCGTCAAGCACGCCCAGTACGCGTACAAGCGGTACATGGAATACTATCCCGACGGAGAAAAGGCGGCCCTGGCCATGAAGCGGATCAGGGGCATCGACGCCGGCGAGCCGGCGCCGGCCGATATCGGCGGCCATGACATGGGACCGGCGCCCGCTGCTCCGAAACCGCCGCCGGCGGCCGGCGGCGCGGATGATTTCTCCTTCGACGAGCCTGACAAGTCGAAGGACATGGTCGATTTCGACGACGCGGGCCACGACGAGGAAGCGCCGGCGAAGGGATCACCGGGGGGCGGCACGGCGCTTTCCGACGAAATGGACGATTTTTTCTCGGATACCAAGTCGGCGGGCCTTGACGATCTCGGCCTTGATGATGCGGCGTCGAGCAATTCGCCCCGCGACCTGAACGATGCCGCGGACGCCTCCTTTGGAAAGGGAAACTTCACAACGGCCCTGGATCTGTACCAGAAAATCATCAGCCTGAACAGAACGGCAAGCCCCGATGAGAAGAAAATTTTCGAAAAGGCCCATTTCGATGCCGGTCGATGCTACATGGAAATGGGGAAGCCGAAGGAGGCGCTGGACCTCATGTCGAAGATACTGCGGAATTTCACCGGGTCGCCGTACCTGAAGCCGGCCATATTCCACATCGGCATGATCTTCGAATCGGTGAACCAGAAGGATAAGGCGATAGCCTATTACAACAAGGTGCTGAACATGTCGCCGAAGGACAAGCTCAACAGCGACGCGCTGACCAAGATAAAGGAATTGCAGGGGAAGTAG
- a CDS encoding A/G-specific adenine glycosylase, translating to MIRKFRSVIYGYYRKHRRDFPWRRTDDPYHILVSEIMLQQTQVARVSEKFVEFVGSFPTVEALAAAPLARVLAAWQGMGYNRRARYLHELASAMVSGHGGAVPDDPAALAKLPGIGRATAASICAFAFNRPTVFIETNIRAVFIHFFFHGKRKVSDGDILPLAEAALDRKDPHHWYSALMDYGAMLKRRHPNPSRKSAHHQRQKPFEGSRRQLRGMVLRALLEHPGITAGRLSAIMGRPEDEVADVVDGLVKEKLVSVKGRALYL from the coding sequence ATGATCAGGAAATTCCGCTCCGTCATTTACGGCTATTACCGGAAGCACCGTCGCGATTTTCCCTGGCGCCGCACCGATGATCCGTACCATATCCTGGTCTCCGAGATCATGCTCCAACAGACGCAGGTGGCGCGCGTGTCTGAGAAGTTCGTGGAGTTCGTCGGGTCATTCCCCACGGTGGAGGCCCTGGCCGCGGCGCCCCTCGCACGGGTCCTGGCGGCGTGGCAGGGGATGGGCTACAACCGCAGGGCCCGGTATCTCCACGAGCTGGCGTCGGCGATGGTGTCCGGGCACGGCGGTGCCGTTCCGGACGATCCTGCGGCCCTGGCGAAGCTTCCCGGCATCGGCAGGGCCACGGCGGCCTCCATCTGCGCCTTTGCCTTCAACAGGCCGACGGTCTTCATAGAAACGAATATCCGCGCCGTGTTCATTCATTTTTTCTTTCACGGAAAGAGGAAGGTGAGCGACGGCGATATCCTTCCCCTGGCTGAAGCGGCCCTGGACCGGAAGGATCCCCATCACTGGTATTCGGCCCTGATGGATTACGGCGCCATGCTCAAGCGACGGCATCCCAACCCGTCCCGGAAGAGCGCCCACCATCAGAGGCAGAAACCCTTCGAGGGATCCCGGCGCCAGCTCCGGGGAATGGTGCTCCGCGCTCTCCTGGAGCATCCCGGGATCACGGCCGGAAGGCTGTCGGCCATCATGGGGCGCCCGGAAGATGAAGTGGCGGACGTCGTGGACGGCCTTGTCAAGGAAAAGCTCGTTTCAGTGAAGGGAAGGGCGCTCTACCTGTAG
- a CDS encoding Crp/Fnr family transcriptional regulator: protein MAMALDERFFEKFGVEYAPNEIIFCEWEPGNEFYFIQSGNVRIVKFIQNREKNLSVLTDGDVFGEMAILEEQPRSATAIAIDHVKLLKFHRDNFDTLMAGNPQLAFKLLVIFSKRIYDAKRRLMILLLEEPQLKIMDVLVMLAEQDPHLDLQNEITLQVTAQDVARWAGLTEDDAQKELTHLSRTDKIELFGDKIVVRKIREFQRLVASRRKSMYQ from the coding sequence ATGGCGATGGCTCTGGACGAACGATTTTTCGAGAAATTCGGCGTCGAGTACGCTCCGAACGAGATCATATTCTGCGAATGGGAGCCTGGCAACGAGTTCTATTTCATCCAGTCCGGCAATGTCCGCATCGTGAAGTTCATCCAGAACCGGGAAAAGAACCTGAGCGTGCTCACCGACGGCGATGTCTTCGGCGAGATGGCGATCCTCGAGGAGCAGCCCCGGTCCGCGACGGCGATCGCCATAGACCATGTGAAGCTCCTCAAGTTCCACCGCGACAATTTCGACACCCTGATGGCGGGGAACCCCCAGCTGGCGTTCAAGCTCCTCGTGATTTTCTCCAAGAGGATCTACGACGCGAAGCGGCGACTCATGATCCTGCTGCTGGAGGAGCCGCAGCTCAAGATCATGGACGTTCTGGTGATGCTCGCCGAGCAGGACCCGCACCTGGACCTGCAGAACGAGATCACCCTGCAGGTGACGGCGCAGGACGTGGCGCGGTGGGCCGGCCTTACCGAGGACGACGCGCAAAAAGAATTGACACATTTAAGCCGCACTGACAAGATTGAATTGTTCGGTGACAAGATCGTTGTTCGGAAGATCAGGGAATTCCAGCGGCTTGTTGCTTCGCGACGCAAGAGCATGTACCAGTAA